One genomic region from Cellulosilyticum sp. I15G10I2 encodes:
- the rsmG gene encoding 16S rRNA (guanine(527)-N(7))-methyltransferase RsmG, translating to MDERKLLFDGAYTLGISLSEIQIDQFMLYKILLLEWNQKMNLTAITEDFEVITKHFLDCLTINKALDMAQVKTLIDIGTGAGFPGLVIKIAFPHIKVTLVDSLKKRLTFLEEVIMQLRLEGVVCVHQRAEDLGKQKQYREAFDVCASRAVAHLAVLSEYTIPFVKLGGYLIALKGQRLDEELQQGKKALEILGATLEEIIDAAVPETDLNHRIAKIKKVKSTALKYPRKAGEPTKMPLGLNKL from the coding sequence ATGGATGAAAGAAAGTTATTATTTGATGGTGCTTATACGCTGGGAATATCTCTTAGTGAAATTCAAATAGATCAGTTTATGCTATATAAAATACTGCTCTTAGAGTGGAATCAAAAAATGAATCTAACAGCTATTACTGAAGACTTTGAAGTTATTACGAAACATTTCTTAGATTGTTTAACGATTAATAAAGCCCTAGATATGGCGCAAGTTAAAACATTAATAGATATTGGGACAGGTGCAGGTTTTCCTGGTCTTGTTATCAAAATAGCTTTTCCTCATATTAAGGTTACTTTAGTTGATTCTTTAAAAAAGAGATTAACTTTTTTAGAAGAAGTTATTATGCAGTTAAGATTAGAGGGAGTAGTTTGTGTACATCAAAGAGCTGAAGATTTAGGAAAACAAAAACAGTATAGAGAAGCATTTGATGTATGTGCATCGAGAGCTGTAGCTCATCTTGCAGTACTGAGTGAGTATACGATACCTTTTGTTAAACTTGGTGGTTACTTGATTGCACTTAAGGGACAAAGGCTGGATGAGGAACTTCAGCAAGGAAAAAAAGCTTTAGAAATATTAGGCGCAACGTTAGAAGAAATAATAGATGCAGCAGTACCAGAAACGGATCTTAATCATCGTATAGCAAAAATAAAAAAAGTAAAATCGACAGCACTAAAATATCCAAGAAAAGCTGGAGAACCTACTAAGATGCCTCTAGGTCTAAATAAGTTGTAA
- the noc gene encoding nucleoid occlusion protein, with translation MQKHLKIELIPVDRVRPNPYQPRKVFSNAALQELANSILEHGLMQPITVRMIGNSYELIAGERRLKASKLAGLETIPAVIVEVTTKDSAVLALIENLQRENLNFLEESQAYYTVMQDYGYTQQELANTLGKNQSTVANKLRILKLTPLIQKMLLENNLTERHARALLKLPDESAQLIAIEKIVKQDLNVKRTEQLIEQMLVELTKENMIKHKSTQKVKSYIKDIRLVTNTITQAVDMIQKSGIDAKYTMKEQPDGYEIRIKIPIN, from the coding sequence ATGCAAAAACATTTAAAAATAGAATTAATCCCAGTAGACCGTGTTAGGCCAAATCCTTATCAACCTAGAAAGGTATTTTCTAATGCCGCCCTTCAGGAACTAGCAAATTCTATTTTAGAACATGGACTTATGCAACCTATCACTGTAAGAATGATAGGAAATTCTTATGAATTAATAGCAGGAGAGAGAAGATTAAAAGCATCTAAGCTTGCTGGCCTTGAAACAATACCTGCAGTAATAGTAGAAGTTACAACTAAAGACAGTGCTGTACTTGCCCTTATAGAAAACTTACAGCGTGAGAATCTTAATTTTTTAGAAGAAAGTCAAGCTTATTATACTGTTATGCAAGACTATGGCTACACGCAACAGGAACTTGCAAATACACTTGGGAAAAACCAATCTACGGTTGCAAATAAGTTAAGAATTTTAAAGTTAACGCCACTTATTCAAAAAATGCTTTTAGAAAATAATTTAACTGAACGGCATGCAAGAGCGCTCTTGAAACTACCAGATGAAAGTGCGCAGCTCATAGCCATTGAGAAAATAGTTAAACAAGATTTAAATGTTAAGAGGACTGAACAACTTATTGAGCAAATGCTGGTTGAACTTACAAAAGAAAACATGATTAAGCACAAATCTACTCAAAAAGTAAAATCTTACATAAAAGATATACGACTTGTTACTAATACAATTACACAAGCAGTTGATATGATCCAAAAATCAGGTATTGATGCTAAATATACAATGAAAGAACAGCCAGATGGTTATGAGATTAGAATTAAGATACCTATAAATTAA
- the argS gene encoding arginine--tRNA ligase produces MRNFKLELAKLLSDKLSSLSQEEIYGMLEIPSNTNMGDYAFPCFKLAKELRKAPPIIAKELSDHIGEVAFIAKHESVNAYVNFFINKTLLVEAVLNEVLSQGKDYGLASQKDKGNIVIDYSSPNIAKPFHVGHLRSTVIGHSLYRIHEALGYKCIGVNHLGDWGTQFGKLIVAYKKYSSKEEIEQKGISELLRIYVLFHDEAKENPEMDQEARDYFTKMEKGDREALELWKWFKEVSLNEFQRVYNMLGVTFDSYNGEAFYNDKMDIAVKELEEKGLIEVSEGAKIVRLDDENMAPCLITKNDGSSLYATRDIAAAKYRKDSYDFKKCIYVTALQQNLHFAQWFKVIEKLGYDWSKDLVHVPFGMVSMEGGKLSTRAGNVIFLEDILKEAVDKTKSIIEEKNPQLPNKEEVAMKVGIGAVIFDDMYNNIIKDIQFSWERVLNFDGETGPYVQYTHARACSVLKKAGLDLNNIPHFKIDYNIISDDATVGIVKELAEFSEVIQSAAAGYEPSYIARYAVDLAQAFNKFYHDNPILVEDENVKNSRLAIVAATKYTIKNALYLLGIDAPLQM; encoded by the coding sequence ATGAGAAATTTTAAGTTAGAGCTCGCGAAGCTTTTAAGTGATAAGTTAAGCAGCTTATCTCAAGAAGAAATATATGGCATGTTGGAGATTCCTTCTAATACAAATATGGGAGACTATGCATTTCCTTGTTTTAAACTTGCCAAAGAACTTAGAAAAGCACCGCCAATAATAGCTAAAGAGCTATCTGATCATATAGGAGAAGTCGCATTTATTGCTAAGCATGAAAGTGTTAATGCATATGTTAACTTTTTTATAAATAAGACTTTATTAGTAGAAGCAGTATTAAATGAAGTATTAAGTCAAGGAAAAGATTATGGACTAGCGAGTCAGAAGGATAAAGGCAACATCGTTATTGATTATTCTTCTCCTAATATAGCAAAGCCTTTCCATGTAGGCCATCTTCGTTCAACCGTTATAGGACATAGCCTATACCGTATACATGAAGCATTAGGCTATAAGTGTATTGGTGTTAATCATTTAGGAGACTGGGGTACACAGTTTGGTAAGTTAATTGTAGCCTATAAAAAGTATTCTAGTAAGGAAGAAATAGAGCAAAAAGGTATTTCAGAACTTCTTAGAATTTATGTGTTATTTCATGATGAAGCTAAAGAAAATCCAGAAATGGATCAAGAAGCAAGAGATTATTTTACAAAAATGGAAAAAGGAGATAGAGAAGCTCTTGAACTTTGGAAATGGTTTAAAGAAGTAAGTTTAAATGAATTCCAAAGAGTTTACAATATGCTGGGCGTTACTTTTGATAGTTATAATGGTGAAGCCTTTTATAATGATAAAATGGATATAGCAGTTAAAGAACTTGAAGAAAAAGGGCTTATAGAAGTAAGTGAAGGTGCAAAAATTGTACGTTTAGATGATGAAAATATGGCGCCTTGTCTTATTACAAAAAATGACGGGAGCTCCTTATATGCAACACGTGATATTGCGGCAGCAAAATATCGTAAAGATAGCTATGACTTTAAGAAGTGTATTTATGTTACTGCACTTCAACAAAATCTGCATTTTGCACAATGGTTTAAAGTTATCGAAAAATTAGGGTATGATTGGTCTAAAGATTTAGTGCATGTGCCTTTTGGAATGGTAAGCATGGAAGGTGGCAAGTTATCCACACGTGCAGGTAATGTTATCTTTTTAGAAGATATCTTAAAGGAGGCTGTGGATAAGACCAAATCTATTATTGAAGAAAAGAATCCACAACTTCCAAATAAAGAGGAAGTTGCTATGAAGGTAGGTATTGGAGCTGTTATCTTTGATGATATGTATAATAACATTATTAAAGATATTCAGTTCTCGTGGGAGCGTGTACTGAACTTTGATGGAGAAACAGGACCTTATGTACAATATACTCACGCGAGAGCATGTAGCGTACTTAAAAAGGCTGGATTGGATTTAAATAACATACCTCATTTTAAGATCGACTACAATATAATTTCAGATGATGCTACAGTAGGAATAGTTAAGGAACTTGCAGAATTTAGTGAAGTTATCCAATCAGCAGCTGCAGGTTATGAGCCCTCTTATATTGCAAGATATGCAGTTGATTTGGCACAAGCATTTAATAAATTTTATCATGATAATCCTATTTTAGTAGAAGATGAAAATGTTAAAAATTCACGTCTTGCTATTGTAGCAGCTACAAAATATACGATTAAGAATGCCTTATATTTATTAGGTATAGATGCACCATTACAGATGTAA
- a CDS encoding YegS/Rv2252/BmrU family lipid kinase codes for MNKEALLLYNPCCGQREVLLNLDYITSRVQDMGYNLKVYRSKFAGSIERYIIDKVDYLNLDMMIVSGGDGTVNECVNGMMKKKLNIPLAILPLGTANDFAHTLGIPSKLPLALDLIADNYLKHVDVGKANDKFFINVCSMGAFSTISQSTNVNIKNQFGKLAYYVKGLDAINHYEAMNLEVMTTKESFSNKFFLVLVFNGKGAGGFMKLANEADVCDGLFDIVCFKDIYFYDIPPLFFKVLQGEHLNNPNVIYFKTNNLSIKNGSIDKSYGTDIDGEHGPSLPLDISVVSNVLSIYTPRHMSHTS; via the coding sequence ATGAATAAAGAGGCTCTTTTACTATATAATCCTTGTTGTGGACAGAGAGAAGTTTTATTAAATCTTGACTATATTACATCTAGAGTTCAAGATATGGGATATAATTTAAAGGTATATAGAAGTAAATTTGCTGGATCTATTGAAAGGTATATCATAGATAAGGTTGATTATCTTAACTTAGATATGATGATCGTTTCAGGGGGAGATGGTACTGTCAACGAGTGTGTGAATGGCATGATGAAAAAAAAATTAAATATACCTTTAGCAATTCTGCCTCTTGGAACGGCTAATGATTTTGCGCATACGTTAGGAATTCCGAGTAAATTACCTTTAGCTTTAGATTTAATAGCTGATAACTATTTAAAGCATGTTGATGTGGGAAAGGCTAATGATAAATTTTTTATTAATGTTTGCAGTATGGGTGCTTTTAGTACTATTTCACAATCAACTAATGTAAATATTAAAAACCAATTTGGCAAGCTGGCATATTACGTTAAAGGATTAGATGCTATTAATCATTATGAAGCTATGAATTTAGAAGTTATGACGACTAAAGAGTCTTTTAGTAATAAGTTTTTTTTAGTACTTGTTTTTAATGGAAAAGGAGCAGGTGGATTTATGAAACTTGCCAATGAAGCGGATGTATGTGATGGTTTGTTTGACATTGTTTGTTTTAAAGATATTTATTTTTATGATATACCACCTTTATTTTTTAAAGTATTACAAGGAGAACATTTAAATAATCCTAATGTTATTTACTTTAAAACAAATAATCTATCTATAAAGAACGGTTCAATTGATAAATCATACGGAACAGATATTGATGGTGAACATGGGCCTAGTCTGCCATTAGATATTTCTGTTGTATCTAATGTACTAAGCATATATACTCCAAGACATATGAGTCACACTAGTTAA